The following proteins are encoded in a genomic region of Arachis ipaensis cultivar K30076 chromosome B02, Araip1.1, whole genome shotgun sequence:
- the LOC110268769 gene encoding uncharacterized WD repeat-containing protein C18H10.05-like has product MCNRMVKFISESNIFPPSTFCFLLPIIPSASIYFLSVTVTCIQFNPVNDSYFISGSLDAKVRIWSIPDRQVVDWTDMHEMVTVACYTPDGQSALVGSYKGSCHLYNASENKLQQKSHINLQNNKKKSHLKKITCFQFAPGSSSEVLITSADSRIRVVDGVDLVQKFKET; this is encoded by the exons ATGTGTAATAGGATGGTTAAGTTTATCAGTGAAAGCAATATTTTTCCTCCGtcaactttttgttttcttttgccaATCATACCTTCTGCTTCAATCTATTTTCTGTCTGTCACAGTAACTTGCATCCAGTTTAATCCTGTTAATGATAGTTACTTCATTAGCGGATCCTTGGATGCTAAGGTTCGCATATGGAGCATTCCTGATAGGCAGGTTGTTGATTGGACTGATATGCATGAGATGGTTACTGTTGCTTGTTATACACCAGATGGTCAG AGTGCACTGGTTGGTTCTTACAAGGGCAGTTGCCACTTATATAACGCATCAG AAAATAAGTTGCAACAAAAAAGTCATATCAATCTgcagaacaacaagaagaaatcACATCTCAAAAAAATTACATGTTTCCAA TTTGCCCCAGGAAGTTCATCAGAGGTACTTATCACATCTGCTGATTCACGAATTCGGGTTGTTGATGGTGTTGATCTGGTTCAAAAGTTTAAAG AAACCTGA